One Pseudomonas tolaasii NCPPB 2192 genomic window carries:
- a CDS encoding TatD family hydrolase: protein MQLIDIGVNLTNPSFDERHQAVLDRAYAAGVQQLVLTGTSVGGSEQALELCEKLDESGQRLFSTAGIHPHSASDWNGDSARRLRGLLNEPRVRAVGECGLDFNRDFSPRPQQEKVLEEHLALAVELKLPVFLHERDANQRLLEILKDYRDHLTAAVVHCFTGEQQALFSYLDLDLHIGITGWICDERRGTHLHPLVREIPRGRLMLESDAPYLLPRTLRPKPKNGRNEPAYLPEVLREVALHRNETAQELAEHSTACARAFFGLPAVD, encoded by the coding sequence ATGCAACTCATTGATATCGGCGTCAACCTGACCAACCCCAGTTTCGACGAGAGGCATCAGGCCGTTCTCGACCGCGCCTACGCCGCCGGCGTGCAACAGTTGGTGCTCACCGGCACCAGTGTGGGAGGCAGTGAACAGGCCCTGGAACTGTGCGAAAAACTCGACGAAAGTGGCCAGCGTCTGTTCAGCACCGCCGGCATCCACCCCCACTCCGCCAGCGACTGGAACGGCGACAGCGCTCGGCGCCTGCGCGGTTTGCTCAATGAACCGCGCGTGCGCGCCGTGGGTGAATGCGGTCTGGATTTCAACCGCGACTTTTCACCGCGCCCGCAACAGGAAAAAGTCCTCGAAGAGCACCTGGCCCTGGCCGTTGAGCTGAAGCTGCCGGTATTTCTGCACGAACGCGACGCCAATCAGCGCCTGCTGGAAATCCTCAAGGACTATCGCGACCACCTGACCGCCGCCGTGGTGCATTGCTTCACCGGTGAGCAACAGGCGCTGTTCAGCTACCTCGACCTCGACTTGCACATTGGCATCACCGGCTGGATCTGCGACGAGCGCCGTGGGACACACCTGCATCCGCTTGTAAGGGAAATTCCCCGTGGTCGTCTGATGCTGGAAAGCGATGCGCCCTACCTGTTGCCCCGTACCTTGCGCCCCAAGCCGAAAAACGGTCGCAACGAACCGGCCTATCTGCCGGAAGTACTGCGCGAAGTCGCCCTGCATCGCAACGAGACGGCCCAAGAGCTGGCCGAACACAGCACCGCCTGCGCCCGGGCATTTTTCGGGCTGCCTGCCGTGGATTGA
- a CDS encoding methyl-accepting chemotaxis protein, with translation MGAWLSNISLKYKFWAVNAVAFITTLLLVLYAVQLEQQARNDAAQAAAQAQARLLNAWPADKPLPKGEHWLTFERGQIPQVDKQDLSALSTANGWVELNHMPLFGENPLIGAEVITRADGQYVAVLAFGRSLSQVFGERFANYAVAVLILMLAMLGASQLLIRFLLSQLNTLKDVMLHVEKTGDLSARVPLACKDEVGQMASAFNAMQAGYQRVVNTVARTARQLDEGAARLASSMNEVQHGMLGQQSETDQAATAINEMTATVYHIAQHAGATRDLSQTADTLAGSGQEVVSRVQRSIAGLSTGVQQTAEMIQKLAEDSQKINGVVGVIHSIAEQTNLLALNAAIEAARAGEMGRGFAVVADEVRNLAKRVQSSTDEITRMVSALQAGTRDAVDFMQESSFKADDCVQQAQEAGAALADITGAVAQMRESNTQIAVAAEQQSHVAEEMNRAVVSIRDVTENTVQQTVDSATTSNELATLAGELSKAIGQLKL, from the coding sequence ATGGGTGCCTGGCTTAGCAATATCTCGCTGAAATACAAATTCTGGGCCGTCAACGCGGTCGCTTTCATCACCACACTGTTGCTGGTGCTGTACGCCGTGCAGCTCGAACAACAGGCACGCAACGATGCGGCCCAAGCCGCGGCACAGGCGCAGGCGCGTTTGCTCAATGCCTGGCCGGCCGACAAGCCATTGCCCAAAGGCGAGCATTGGCTGACATTTGAACGCGGCCAGATCCCACAGGTTGATAAGCAGGATCTGTCAGCCCTCAGCACAGCCAACGGCTGGGTTGAGCTCAATCACATGCCGTTGTTCGGCGAAAACCCGCTGATCGGTGCCGAGGTCATCACCCGCGCCGATGGGCAATACGTCGCCGTGCTGGCCTTTGGGCGCAGCTTGAGCCAGGTGTTTGGCGAACGCTTCGCCAACTATGCGGTGGCGGTATTGATTTTGATGTTGGCGATGCTCGGCGCCTCGCAGCTGCTGATCCGCTTCCTCCTCAGCCAGCTTAATACGCTCAAGGACGTGATGCTGCACGTCGAAAAAACCGGCGACCTGTCGGCGCGTGTGCCTCTGGCGTGCAAGGACGAAGTCGGTCAAATGGCCAGCGCCTTCAACGCCATGCAGGCCGGCTACCAGCGAGTGGTCAACACGGTGGCACGCACCGCGCGCCAACTGGATGAAGGTGCGGCGCGCCTGGCCAGCAGCATGAACGAAGTGCAGCACGGCATGCTCGGCCAACAAAGCGAGACCGACCAGGCCGCCACCGCCATCAATGAAATGACCGCCACCGTCTACCACATCGCCCAGCACGCCGGCGCCACCCGCGACCTGTCCCAAACCGCCGACACCCTCGCCGGCAGCGGCCAGGAAGTAGTAAGCCGCGTGCAACGCTCGATCGCCGGGCTGTCCACCGGCGTGCAACAAACCGCCGAAATGATCCAGAAACTTGCCGAAGACAGCCAGAAAATCAACGGCGTCGTGGGTGTGATCCACAGCATCGCCGAACAGACCAACCTGCTCGCCCTCAACGCCGCCATCGAGGCCGCACGTGCCGGCGAAATGGGTCGTGGTTTTGCCGTGGTCGCCGACGAAGTGCGCAATCTGGCCAAACGCGTGCAAAGCTCCACCGACGAAATCACCCGGATGGTCTCGGCGCTGCAAGCCGGCACTCGCGACGCGGTGGACTTCATGCAGGAAAGCTCATTCAAGGCCGACGACTGTGTGCAACAGGCCCAGGAAGCTGGTGCTGCCCTAGCCGACATCACCGGCGCCGTGGCGCAGATGCGCGAGAGCAACACCCAGATCGCTGTCGCCGCCGAACAGCAAAGCCACGTGGCCGAAGAAATGAATCGTGCGGTGGTGAGCATTCGCGATGTGACCGAAAACACCGTGCAACAGACTGTGGATTCGGCGACTACCAGCAATGAACTGGCGACCCTGGCTGGCGAGTTGAGCAAGGCAATTGGGCAACTGAAGCTGTAA
- a CDS encoding RHS repeat-associated core domain-containing protein — protein MTHAPHITFIEHELNGFHQSLAVYRQQLGAWYSRALDSASHAADLPSLLGIERVLRVGDSQTSVSATDPNFVGTVVMCPLGGELKIESTFESVYDVPIGSIPVEVIDLDDGSSTLVMLDEHGKGSHHCAAGKRYQVRVQGGVSEQQVDALFASYAGLTADLEQWLREQWKDFKPYWQQSTASAIGSGVLAGSWAAIKEVWDSIRLVQAILEDPLKFGEQLGDQAAKLAQIATDAPQVMEKAMLLASDEAALYLMVRTAMLWLDALPPGEMAEVGAGFVVSLLIDLVIGAVLTLALPAAGVAYLGLRLVKLGARILEAAVGFVRNLLGILTKFMQAVDRYKAVAVRGVVGGLKQGTMQMRWRARQNAVLKQKEHVDDVPASGKNPAGDAAAPADKTVTHGCPVSMVTGEELLTLTDGTLDGILPFEWTRLYRTSAVDIDCGLGFGWSHSLAHRLVVAGDSVVWTDHENRITEFPLPTVSRPAITNSLAEAAIYLGSSPDELVLAQDARFYHFRDGALTAISDAYDNRLQVLRGYSGRVERLDNGIGRSLFLRYKHGRIVAVEYQIQRAEGPGEFVWRTEQTVVSYAYDDAGRLVSATNAAGESEVYRYDDQHVILERQLAGGASFFWAWERSGKAARCVRHWASFSQMDTRYAWGDDGQVTVHNADGSTEVYVHDSRARLVQRIDPDGAEHFKSYDDKGRLTVEQDPLGAVTAYQYDDAGRLVALFPGDDEPTSYEHDNGFVRVVRRGEAAWKYERNDQGDVTRKIDPDGSVTDYSYNKYGQLTGVWYPDHSCHRLVWNERGQLVEEQLPNGGVRRYRYDDLGRQVGREDEYGALTQYQLDSVGRLVRVVLPGGTTREYSYNPYGKITAERDELGHVTRYEYGDGLHLISRRINSDGTQVKYRYDNTRLLLTEIENEVGETYRLNYHPNGLIQQETGFDGQRTAYVYDLNGNLQEKTEHGDDGSQLVTRYTRDHAGRLVRKTLPDGKTVDYTYDRQGNLLGVNDGHWALAYEYDSQNRLTAEHQGWGTLRYGYDACGQLKNLRLPDNNRLTFHHGKGGDLSTVGLNGAPLTSHLFKAGRERQRQQGQLISHYGYDEQNRLHAHAVTQQRHDVYERHYHYDKTGNLSRILDTRKGERRYQYDPLARLTRVDHTQDGQERFGHDPAGNLLMQDRPGPDIVAGNRLAIQGDHHYDYDAFGNLIRERRGKDHKLVTEYRYDCQHRLIGITRPDGQTASYRYDPFGRRISKTVDGKTTEFFWQGDKLIAEHHADRHRSYIYEPDSFRPLALLDGFGPKATQPFYYQLDHLGTPQELTAPNGEIVWSAHYKAYGKISRLDASKIDNPLRFQGQYFDPKSGLHYNRHRYYNPDLGRYLTPDPVKLAGGINAYQYVPNPTRWVDPLGLNANCPGLGNKSPTCAKHKEPAAPQISRKGAFREAKRDANIPMSQQPDVLIDSDSGLGKQYEIVKMTDINGRKTLNSYGKPINTRQYQYTRADGSIVLIQDHSAGHKFGAKDGQGDQGAHFNLRPIDTPRTGKIPGTKDHYLFKEKK, from the coding sequence ATGACCCATGCCCCCCACATCACCTTTATCGAACACGAACTCAATGGCTTCCATCAGAGCCTGGCGGTGTATCGCCAGCAGTTGGGCGCCTGGTATTCGCGTGCGCTGGATTCCGCCAGCCATGCCGCGGATCTGCCGTCGCTGCTGGGAATTGAGCGGGTGTTGCGGGTGGGCGACTCACAAACGTCGGTGAGTGCCACTGACCCGAACTTTGTGGGCACCGTGGTCATGTGCCCGCTGGGTGGCGAGTTGAAGATCGAGAGCACGTTCGAGTCGGTGTATGACGTGCCAATCGGCAGTATCCCGGTGGAAGTGATCGACCTGGACGACGGCAGTTCTACCCTCGTGATGCTGGACGAGCACGGCAAGGGCTCACACCACTGCGCGGCGGGCAAACGCTACCAGGTGCGGGTGCAGGGCGGCGTTTCCGAGCAACAGGTGGACGCGCTGTTTGCCTCCTACGCCGGGCTGACGGCGGACCTGGAACAGTGGCTGCGCGAGCAATGGAAAGACTTCAAACCCTATTGGCAGCAATCCACCGCCAGCGCGATCGGCAGTGGCGTTCTGGCGGGCAGTTGGGCGGCGATCAAGGAGGTATGGGACAGCATCAGGCTGGTGCAGGCAATTCTTGAAGACCCGCTGAAGTTTGGCGAGCAACTCGGCGATCAGGCCGCCAAGTTGGCGCAAATCGCCACAGACGCGCCCCAGGTCATGGAAAAGGCCATGTTGCTGGCCAGTGATGAGGCCGCGCTGTACCTGATGGTGCGCACGGCGATGCTCTGGCTCGACGCACTGCCCCCCGGCGAGATGGCCGAGGTCGGGGCCGGGTTTGTGGTGTCGCTGCTGATTGATCTGGTGATTGGCGCGGTGCTGACCCTCGCGCTGCCGGCGGCGGGCGTGGCCTATTTGGGTTTGCGCCTGGTCAAGCTTGGCGCGCGGATCCTGGAGGCCGCGGTGGGGTTTGTCCGCAACCTGCTCGGCATCCTGACGAAGTTCATGCAGGCGGTGGATCGCTACAAGGCGGTGGCGGTTCGCGGTGTGGTCGGCGGGTTGAAGCAGGGCACGATGCAGATGCGCTGGCGGGCTCGCCAGAACGCGGTGCTGAAGCAAAAAGAACACGTAGACGACGTGCCTGCCTCGGGCAAAAACCCCGCAGGCGACGCCGCTGCGCCGGCCGATAAAACCGTCACCCACGGCTGCCCGGTGTCGATGGTCACCGGCGAGGAATTGCTGACCCTGACCGATGGCACGCTGGACGGCATCTTGCCGTTTGAGTGGACGCGGTTGTACCGCACCAGTGCCGTGGACATCGATTGTGGCCTGGGGTTTGGCTGGAGCCATTCGCTGGCGCACCGGCTGGTGGTGGCCGGTGATTCGGTGGTGTGGACGGATCACGAAAACCGCATCACCGAGTTTCCGCTGCCCACGGTTTCCCGCCCTGCTATCACCAACAGCCTGGCTGAGGCGGCGATTTATCTGGGCTCGTCTCCCGATGAGCTGGTGCTGGCCCAGGACGCGCGGTTTTATCACTTTCGCGACGGCGCGCTGACGGCGATCAGCGATGCGTATGACAACCGCCTGCAGGTTTTACGGGGCTATTCGGGCCGGGTTGAGCGGCTGGACAACGGCATCGGGCGATCGCTGTTTCTGCGCTATAAACATGGCCGCATTGTGGCAGTGGAGTATCAGATTCAGCGCGCCGAGGGGCCGGGCGAGTTTGTCTGGAGGACAGAGCAAACCGTCGTTTCCTACGCCTATGACGACGCCGGACGACTGGTCTCAGCGACCAATGCTGCAGGCGAAAGCGAGGTTTACCGGTACGACGACCAGCACGTCATTCTTGAACGCCAACTGGCCGGTGGGGCGAGTTTCTTTTGGGCGTGGGAAAGGTCCGGCAAGGCGGCCCGATGTGTCCGGCATTGGGCCAGTTTTTCGCAGATGGACACGCGTTATGCCTGGGGTGATGACGGCCAGGTCACCGTCCACAACGCCGACGGCAGCACGGAAGTCTACGTGCATGACAGCCGCGCGCGGCTGGTGCAGCGTATCGATCCGGATGGCGCCGAGCATTTCAAATCCTACGACGACAAGGGCCGGCTGACGGTCGAGCAAGACCCGCTGGGCGCGGTGACGGCGTATCAATACGACGACGCCGGGCGCTTGGTGGCGTTGTTTCCCGGCGACGACGAGCCGACTTCCTACGAGCATGACAACGGTTTCGTACGGGTTGTGCGGCGTGGGGAGGCGGCGTGGAAGTACGAGCGTAATGATCAGGGCGATGTCACGCGCAAGATCGATCCTGATGGCAGCGTTACCGACTACAGCTACAACAAATACGGGCAGTTGACCGGCGTTTGGTACCCCGACCACAGCTGTCATCGGTTGGTGTGGAATGAGCGTGGGCAGTTGGTTGAGGAACAGCTGCCCAATGGTGGGGTCAGGCGGTATCGCTATGACGATTTGGGGCGGCAGGTTGGGCGGGAGGATGAATACGGCGCGCTGACGCAGTACCAGCTGGACAGTGTGGGTCGGTTGGTTCGTGTGGTTCTGCCGGGCGGCACGACGCGGGAATACAGCTACAACCCCTACGGAAAAATCACCGCTGAACGCGATGAGCTGGGGCACGTCACCCGCTACGAATACGGCGACGGCCTGCACCTGATCAGTCGTCGTATTAATTCCGACGGCACCCAGGTCAAGTATCGCTACGACAACACTCGGTTGCTGCTGACCGAGATTGAAAACGAAGTCGGCGAAACCTATCGCCTGAATTACCACCCCAACGGCCTGATCCAGCAGGAAACCGGCTTTGATGGCCAACGCACCGCGTACGTCTACGACCTCAACGGCAACCTGCAGGAAAAAACCGAACACGGCGACGATGGCAGTCAGCTGGTTACCCGCTACACGCGAGACCACGCCGGCCGCCTTGTCAGAAAAACCCTCCCCGATGGCAAAACCGTCGATTACACCTACGACCGCCAAGGCAACCTCCTCGGTGTCAACGACGGCCACTGGGCGCTGGCCTACGAGTACGACAGTCAAAACCGCCTCACCGCCGAACACCAGGGCTGGGGCACCCTGCGCTATGGCTACGACGCCTGCGGCCAACTGAAAAACCTGCGCCTGCCGGACAACAACCGGCTCACCTTCCACCACGGAAAAGGCGGCGACCTCAGCACCGTCGGCCTGAACGGCGCGCCCCTCACCTCCCACCTGTTCAAGGCAGGCCGCGAGCGCCAGCGCCAGCAAGGCCAACTCATCAGCCACTACGGGTACGACGAACAAAACCGCCTGCACGCCCACGCCGTCACCCAGCAACGGCATGATGTTTATGAGCGCCACTACCACTACGACAAAACCGGCAACCTCAGCCGCATCCTCGACACCCGCAAGGGCGAACGTCGTTACCAATACGACCCCCTCGCCCGCCTGACCCGCGTCGATCACACACAAGACGGACAGGAACGTTTCGGCCACGACCCGGCAGGCAACCTGCTGATGCAGGACCGCCCCGGCCCGGACATCGTGGCGGGCAATCGGCTGGCGATACAGGGGGATCATCATTACGACTATGACGCGTTCGGCAATCTGATCCGCGAACGGCGTGGCAAAGACCACAAACTCGTCACCGAATACCGCTACGACTGCCAACACCGGCTGATCGGCATCACCCGACCAGACGGCCAAACCGCCAGCTATCGCTACGACCCGTTCGGCCGACGCATCAGCAAAACCGTCGACGGCAAAACCACCGAGTTTTTCTGGCAAGGCGACAAACTCATCGCCGAACACCACGCCGATCGCCATCGCAGCTATATCTACGAACCCGACAGCTTCCGCCCGCTGGCCCTGCTCGACGGCTTCGGCCCAAAAGCCACCCAGCCTTTCTATTACCAGCTAGACCACCTCGGCACCCCGCAGGAACTCACCGCCCCCAACGGTGAAATCGTCTGGTCCGCCCACTACAAGGCCTACGGCAAAATCAGCCGGTTGGACGCAAGCAAAATCGACAACCCGCTACGCTTCCAGGGCCAATACTTCGACCCCAAAAGCGGCCTGCACTACAATCGCCATCGCTACTACAATCCGGATCTGGGCCGTTACCTGACACCGGATCCGGTGAAGCTGGCGGGTGGGATCAATGCGTACCAGTACGTGCCTAATCCTACGAGGTGGGTAGACCCACTGGGGCTAAATGCTAATTGCCCCGGCCTTGGAAATAAAAGCCCAACCTGCGCTAAGCACAAAGAACCTGCTGCACCTCAAATCTCACGTAAAGGCGCATTTAGAGAAGCAAAAAGAGATGCCAATATACCGATGTCTCAACAACCTGATGTACTGATAGATTCTGACTCCGGGCTAGGCAAACAATATGAGATAGTGAAAATGACGGATATTAATGGCCGGAAAACTCTAAATAGCTACGGAAAGCCTATCAATACGAGGCAATACCAATATACGAGAGCAGACGGTTCTATAGTTCTAATCCAAGATCATTCAGCTGGACATAAATTCGGAGCAAAAGACGGTCAAGGCGACCAAGGGGCTCATTTTAACCTGCGCCCTATTGACACACCGCGAACCGGAAAAATTCCAGGAACAAAAGACCACTATTTATTTAAGGAGAAAAAATGA
- a CDS encoding Imm50 family immunity protein — protein sequence MKYWNDIDGTIFFNQLFSKPIEIGSAYIHSLHIKNDQNDFGIGFDIPEFPDHLPEKWRDKGYNTCRVGLTCSDITDLKIINLPQKEIFILEIKQEADQFSFTAQSKNATIELKARWLSLSGPSVYMNCPVAEEHNGPNDGL from the coding sequence ATGAAATACTGGAACGATATCGATGGAACTATATTTTTTAACCAATTGTTCAGCAAGCCAATTGAAATCGGCAGTGCCTACATACATTCGCTACATATAAAAAATGATCAAAATGATTTTGGCATCGGCTTTGACATCCCAGAATTCCCTGACCACCTGCCAGAAAAATGGAGAGATAAAGGATATAACACATGTAGAGTTGGGTTAACCTGTTCCGACATCACTGACTTAAAAATTATAAATCTTCCCCAAAAAGAAATTTTCATCTTAGAAATAAAACAAGAAGCTGACCAGTTCAGCTTCACTGCTCAATCGAAAAATGCAACTATTGAGTTAAAAGCTAGATGGCTATCCCTTTCCGGACCTTCAGTTTATATGAACTGCCCTGTGGCTGAAGAACACAACGGGCCAAACGACGGTCTATAA
- a CDS encoding Mpo1-like protein, which yields MGKRHPNLPAWQWRNYPQNHQHPTNLALHLIAVPLFIIGFLLIVSGVFSLSLTSFAVGVIGIFAGLALQRHGHSLEAQASEPFSDRKDAVQRLVVEQFVTFPRFVLSGGWWRAWRQRHRH from the coding sequence ATGGGCAAACGTCACCCCAACCTTCCCGCCTGGCAATGGCGCAACTACCCGCAAAATCATCAGCACCCGACCAACCTGGCGCTGCACCTGATTGCAGTGCCTCTGTTCATCATCGGGTTTCTGCTGATCGTTTCCGGCGTGTTCAGCTTGAGCCTCACCAGTTTCGCCGTCGGCGTGATTGGCATTTTCGCCGGCCTGGCATTGCAGCGTCATGGCCATAGCCTGGAGGCTCAGGCCAGTGAGCCGTTCAGTGATCGAAAAGATGCCGTGCAACGGCTGGTGGTCGAGCAGTTTGTAACCTTTCCGCGTTTTGTATTGAGCGGCGGCTGGTGGCGGGCCTGGCGCCAGCGCCACCGGCATTGA
- a CDS encoding acyl-CoA thioesterase yields MRFFDLLDAARRNPLDVTIPAEWAQGRATFGGLVAALQYEALRAQVPEGRPLRSLAVTFVGPVAPEVPASYQVEVLREGKAVSQLLGRVVQNGEVATLVQASFGASRESEIDVASEAPPSFKHWEECQELPYIKGVTPEFMKHVAMRWSVGGMPFTGNKSRDMGGWVRLRGDVKEEPLTESHILALVDAWPPALLPHLKKPAPGSTLTWTIEFIQPLQNLTTLDWCQYYVQIEHARNGYGHAAAALWSPTGELIAISRQTVVVFA; encoded by the coding sequence ATGCGCTTTTTTGATCTGCTCGACGCTGCCCGTCGTAACCCGCTGGACGTCACCATCCCCGCCGAATGGGCCCAGGGCCGCGCCACCTTTGGCGGTCTGGTGGCCGCCTTGCAGTATGAAGCGTTGCGCGCGCAAGTCCCGGAAGGTCGCCCGTTGCGCTCCCTCGCCGTGACTTTCGTGGGGCCGGTAGCGCCGGAGGTACCCGCCAGTTATCAGGTTGAAGTACTGCGCGAAGGCAAGGCCGTCAGTCAACTGCTTGGCCGTGTGGTGCAGAACGGCGAAGTGGCGACCTTGGTTCAGGCCAGTTTCGGTGCGAGTCGCGAGTCGGAAATCGACGTCGCCAGCGAAGCTCCGCCCTCCTTCAAACACTGGGAGGAATGTCAGGAACTGCCCTACATCAAAGGCGTCACGCCTGAATTCATGAAGCACGTGGCGATGCGCTGGAGCGTCGGCGGCATGCCGTTCACCGGCAATAAATCCCGTGATATGGGCGGCTGGGTGCGCCTGCGCGGCGACGTGAAGGAAGAGCCGCTGACCGAATCACACATTCTGGCACTGGTCGACGCCTGGCCACCGGCCCTGCTGCCGCACCTGAAAAAGCCGGCACCGGGCAGCACGCTGACCTGGACCATCGAATTCATCCAGCCCCTGCAAAACCTGACCACCCTCGACTGGTGCCAGTATTACGTCCAGATCGAACACGCCCGCAACGGCTACGGCCACGCCGCCGCCGCGCTCTGGAGCCCGACCGGCGAACTGATCGCCATCAGCCGCCAAACCGTGGTGGTCTTCGCCTGA
- a CDS encoding CHAD domain-containing protein: MSALVDQLVAQVIGLEVGLLSCQARLAAVTDDEALHDLRTTVRRLRSLLRPLRGLPGVEQLELSASIVGQLTTPLRDREVLAAYLHQQGYYEAADRRLRLQPEAYRQVAQSPELAHLLLIIDAFPRFIRASEHQKLLKGLRPRIEKRLRKQWQKLDEALKDPGHDRHRLRLLIKRVRYAAEAYPELDKLPANAMSRLKKAQGALGDWHDCWQWLAQAELQADLQPCVAAWRRTMVKAEARADRVLDKLGKDCF, encoded by the coding sequence ATGTCAGCTTTGGTCGATCAGTTAGTCGCTCAGGTCATTGGCCTGGAAGTAGGGTTACTGAGCTGCCAGGCTCGTCTAGCTGCCGTCACCGACGATGAAGCCTTGCACGACCTGCGCACCACCGTGCGGCGCCTGCGCAGTTTATTGCGCCCCTTGCGTGGCTTACCGGGCGTCGAACAGCTTGAATTGTCCGCCAGCATCGTCGGCCAATTGACGACGCCGCTGCGCGACCGTGAGGTGCTGGCGGCGTACTTGCATCAGCAGGGGTATTACGAAGCGGCAGATCGGCGTCTGCGCCTGCAACCCGAGGCGTATCGGCAGGTGGCGCAAAGCCCGGAGCTGGCCCATCTGTTGTTGATCATTGATGCTTTTCCTCGCTTTATCCGCGCCTCTGAGCATCAAAAATTGCTCAAGGGCCTGCGCCCGCGCATCGAAAAGCGCCTGCGCAAGCAATGGCAGAAGCTCGATGAAGCCTTGAAAGATCCCGGCCATGATCGCCATCGCCTGCGCTTGTTGATCAAGCGTGTGCGTTACGCCGCCGAGGCCTATCCAGAACTGGACAAACTCCCCGCCAACGCCATGTCGCGCCTGAAGAAAGCCCAGGGCGCGCTGGGTGACTGGCATGATTGCTGGCAATGGCTGGCGCAGGCTGAGCTGCAAGCCGATCTGCAACCTTGCGTTGCCGCGTGGCGTCGCACCATGGTCAAAGCCGAAGCCCGGGCGGATCGGGTGCTGGACAAGCTCGGCAAGGATTGTTTCTGA
- a CDS encoding patatin-like phospholipase family protein — protein MNKRVALVLGSGGARGYAHIGVIEEIERRGYDIACIAGCSMGAVVGGIYAAGKLDDYRNWIESLDYLDVLRLVDVSFRLGAIRGEKVFGQIRKIVGEINIEELRIPYTAVATDLTNQQEIWFQEGCLHQAMRASAAIPSLFTPVMQGNRMLVDGGLLNPLPIVPVVSSHCDLIIAVNLNATNQKHYHLPVIPRPPAFKSRFNSLAKSLGSHLPFRRKQAEQLMKLEQEALQAQAAEINPWLDSAEPEAQQPAAAPEKEGAPKSATGSFIIDNVGPASLLDLINQSFEVMQTSLAQYKIAGYPPDVLINVPKRVCRFFEFYKAPELIALGREIASDTLDRYESEQR, from the coding sequence ATGAATAAACGTGTTGCCTTGGTACTGGGTTCAGGTGGGGCCAGGGGTTACGCCCATATCGGCGTGATCGAGGAAATCGAACGGCGCGGTTACGACATCGCCTGCATCGCCGGCTGCTCAATGGGCGCCGTGGTGGGTGGAATCTACGCCGCCGGCAAGCTGGACGACTACCGCAACTGGATCGAAAGCCTCGACTATCTGGATGTGTTGCGCCTGGTGGATGTGAGCTTTCGCCTCGGCGCCATTCGTGGCGAAAAGGTCTTCGGGCAAATCCGCAAGATCGTCGGCGAAATCAATATTGAAGAGCTGCGCATCCCCTACACCGCCGTTGCCACGGACCTTACCAACCAACAGGAAATCTGGTTTCAGGAAGGCTGCCTGCACCAGGCCATGCGCGCCTCCGCAGCGATTCCCAGCCTGTTTACGCCGGTGATGCAAGGCAACCGCATGCTGGTGGATGGCGGCCTGCTCAACCCGCTGCCCATCGTGCCGGTGGTGTCGAGCCACTGTGACCTGATCATCGCAGTCAACCTCAACGCCACCAACCAGAAGCACTACCATTTGCCGGTGATACCGCGCCCGCCGGCGTTCAAAAGCCGCTTCAACAGCCTGGCGAAATCATTGGGCTCGCACCTGCCATTTCGGCGCAAACAGGCTGAGCAGTTGATGAAACTGGAGCAAGAGGCGTTGCAGGCCCAGGCCGCCGAGATCAACCCGTGGCTGGACTCGGCCGAGCCCGAGGCCCAGCAACCCGCCGCTGCGCCGGAAAAGGAAGGCGCACCCAAATCGGCGACCGGCTCGTTCATCATCGACAACGTCGGGCCCGCGTCGCTGCTGGATTTGATTAACCAGAGCTTCGAGGTGATGCAGACGTCGTTGGCGCAATACAAAATTGCCGGCTACCCGCCGGATGTGCTGATCAACGTGCCGAAACGGGTGTGCCGGTTTTTCGAGTTTTACAAGGCGCCGGAGCTGATCGCGTTGGGGCGGGAAATTGCCAGTGACACATTGGACCGGTATGAGAGTGAGCAACGCTGA